The following coding sequences lie in one Mycobacterium sp. DL440 genomic window:
- a CDS encoding ESX-1 secretion-associated protein encodes MSDELNVLTSDLRDMSTTHDAAATGFSAAGDTTSFVEWKVLATHGPICWSSQQALCEANEARKSASEAMMNASNDLSQKLTTAASQYDQTDAQESGTLGRTMQC; translated from the coding sequence ATGTCTGACGAATTGAACGTTCTCACTTCGGACCTCCGAGATATGTCGACCACGCATGACGCGGCCGCGACCGGATTCTCCGCGGCGGGCGATACCACGTCGTTTGTGGAATGGAAGGTGCTGGCAACGCACGGCCCGATCTGCTGGTCGTCCCAGCAAGCACTGTGCGAAGCGAACGAGGCCCGCAAATCCGCCTCCGAAGCGATGATGAATGCGTCCAACGACCTGTCCCAGAAGCTCACGACGGCGGCCTCGCAGTACGACCAGACCGACGCGCAAGAATCCGGCACCCTCGGCCGGACCATGCAGTGCTAG
- a CDS encoding 16S rRNA (uracil(1498)-N(3))-methyltransferase: MSSALFYVDALPGAGELAVVDGDEGFHASNVRRIRVGEQIDLSDGAGTLAHCVVEATAKGRLSARVTERAVIAAPRPTVTVVQALPKSDRSELAVELATEAGADGFVAWQATRCVARWEGPKVDKGLRRWEAVARSAARQSRRTYIPAVEGVVSTAALTRRVADTVAAGAVVLALHESATAPLAELPLAQADSLMLIVGPEGGIADEEIAAFAAAGAKTVRLGPTVLRTSTAAAVALGALGALTGRWAI, encoded by the coding sequence GTGAGCTCAGCGCTTTTCTATGTCGACGCGCTGCCGGGCGCGGGGGAGCTCGCCGTCGTCGACGGTGACGAGGGCTTCCACGCGTCCAATGTGCGTCGCATCCGGGTCGGCGAACAGATCGATCTGAGCGACGGCGCCGGGACGCTGGCGCACTGTGTCGTCGAGGCCACCGCGAAGGGCCGGTTGTCGGCGCGGGTGACCGAGCGGGCCGTCATCGCGGCCCCGCGCCCGACCGTCACCGTGGTGCAGGCGTTGCCCAAGTCCGATCGCTCAGAGCTGGCCGTCGAGCTGGCGACCGAGGCCGGTGCGGACGGGTTTGTCGCCTGGCAGGCGACTCGGTGTGTGGCCCGTTGGGAGGGCCCGAAGGTGGACAAGGGCCTGCGGCGCTGGGAAGCGGTGGCCCGCTCGGCGGCCCGGCAGTCCCGCCGTACCTACATCCCGGCCGTTGAGGGCGTGGTCTCCACGGCGGCACTGACCCGGCGTGTCGCCGACACCGTGGCCGCCGGGGCAGTGGTGCTCGCACTGCACGAATCGGCCACCGCTCCACTGGCCGAACTGCCTCTGGCCCAGGCGGACTCACTGATGCTCATCGTCGGACCCGAAGGCGGCATCGCCGATGAGGAGATCGCCGCTTTCGCCGCGGCCGGCGCGAAGACCGTCCGCCTGGGCCCAACTGTCCTGCGGACGTCGACGGCTGCGGCCGTGGCTCTGGGGGCACTCGGTGCGCTGACGGGACGGTGGGCGATTTAG
- the ybeY gene encoding rRNA maturation RNase YbeY, producing MSIEVSNESGIDVSEDELISVARFVIAKMDVNPAAELSMVLLDSAAMADLHMRWMDLPGPTDVMSFPMDELEPGGRPDAPEPGPAMLGDIVLCPEFAEQQAAKAGHSLGQELALLTVHGVLHLLGYDHAEPDEEKEMFALQRQLLEEWVADQVESYHADRQSEKDQRLLDKSRYFDEP from the coding sequence ATGAGCATCGAGGTATCCAACGAGTCGGGCATCGATGTCTCCGAGGACGAGCTGATCAGCGTCGCGCGCTTCGTCATCGCCAAGATGGACGTGAATCCGGCGGCTGAGTTGTCAATGGTGCTCCTGGACAGTGCGGCGATGGCCGATCTGCACATGCGGTGGATGGACCTGCCCGGTCCCACCGATGTGATGAGTTTCCCGATGGATGAGCTGGAGCCCGGGGGCCGGCCGGATGCACCCGAGCCGGGACCGGCCATGCTCGGTGACATCGTGTTGTGCCCGGAGTTCGCCGAGCAGCAGGCCGCCAAGGCCGGGCACTCGCTCGGTCAGGAGTTGGCGTTGCTGACCGTGCACGGGGTGCTGCATCTGCTCGGTTACGACCACGCCGAGCCGGACGAGGAGAAGGAGATGTTCGCGCTGCAGCGTCAGCTCCTCGAGGAGTGGGTGGCTGATCAGGTCGAGTCGTATCACGCCGACCGGCAGAGTGAGAAAGACCAGCGGCTGCTGGACAAGTCCCGATATTTCGACGAACCGTGA
- a CDS encoding cytidine deaminase: protein MIELDTEDTKLVVLARGAMGRAEASTGAAVRDQDGRTYAGAPVTLAALQLTALQAAVAAAVSSGATGLEAAVLLGGSADDPGVAAVQELSAEAAVIVTDRAGTPV from the coding sequence ATGATTGAACTCGATACCGAGGACACCAAACTCGTGGTGTTGGCCCGCGGCGCGATGGGTCGCGCCGAGGCCTCCACCGGTGCGGCGGTGCGTGACCAGGACGGCCGCACCTACGCCGGTGCCCCGGTGACCCTGGCGGCGCTCCAGTTGACCGCGTTGCAGGCGGCGGTGGCCGCTGCGGTGTCCAGTGGTGCCACCGGACTGGAGGCCGCGGTGCTGCTCGGCGGTTCGGCCGACGACCCAGGCGTCGCCGCGGTGCAGGAACTGTCCGCCGAGGCCGCGGTGATCGTCACCGACCGAGCGGGAACCCCGGTATGA
- a CDS encoding amidase, whose amino-acid sequence MAKSATSDPSSFRFPTLTNQLYQLASGADTSEELVQQSLRAITASQSTLNAFRVVLTEQALADAAKADTARAAGKQLPLLGIPIAVKDDVDVAGVPTRFGTDGSTRIATDDAEVVRRLRAAGAVIVGKTNTCELGQWPFTGGPGFGHTRNPWSRKHSPGGSSGGSAAAVAAGLVTAAIGSDGAGSVRIPAAWTHLVGIKPQRGRISTWPLPEAFNGITVNGVLARTVTDAALVLDAASGNADGDLHKPAPIQAAEHVGRAPGPLRVAMSTKFPFTGFRATLHPEIRDALQGIADQLGHLGHTVVEKDPNYSLRMSWDFLARSTSGLLDWTDRLGDVPYDERTVANMRIGRLLSQDVLRKARAHEAAAQRRISWIFNLVDVIIAPTTAQPPPLTHEFDRRGWSATERASIAACPVTWPWNLLGWPSINVPAGFTSDGLPIGIQLMGPADSEPLLISLAAELEAITGWAAKQPEVWWTAPSQTDASQAAAAINALDG is encoded by the coding sequence ATGGCCAAATCTGCGACTTCCGACCCAAGCTCTTTCCGATTTCCGACCCTGACCAATCAGCTCTATCAACTTGCCAGCGGCGCAGACACTTCTGAGGAACTGGTACAGCAGTCGCTGCGCGCCATCACCGCGAGCCAGTCCACCCTCAACGCATTCCGCGTCGTGCTGACCGAGCAGGCGCTGGCCGACGCCGCCAAGGCCGACACGGCTCGCGCAGCCGGCAAACAACTCCCGCTGCTGGGAATTCCCATCGCGGTCAAGGACGACGTCGACGTCGCCGGGGTGCCCACCCGGTTCGGCACCGACGGCTCCACTCGCATCGCCACCGACGACGCCGAGGTGGTGCGCCGCCTCCGGGCCGCGGGCGCGGTGATCGTCGGGAAGACCAATACCTGCGAGCTCGGACAGTGGCCGTTCACCGGCGGGCCGGGGTTCGGCCATACCCGCAACCCGTGGTCACGCAAGCACAGCCCGGGTGGATCCTCGGGCGGCAGCGCCGCGGCCGTCGCCGCCGGCCTGGTGACTGCGGCCATCGGATCCGATGGCGCGGGCAGTGTCCGCATCCCCGCGGCGTGGACGCACCTGGTCGGCATCAAGCCGCAGCGTGGTCGCATCTCCACCTGGCCGCTGCCCGAGGCGTTCAACGGCATCACGGTCAACGGCGTGCTGGCCCGCACTGTCACCGACGCGGCCCTGGTGCTCGACGCCGCATCCGGTAACGCCGACGGCGACCTACACAAGCCCGCGCCGATACAGGCCGCCGAGCACGTCGGCCGCGCCCCCGGGCCGCTACGGGTCGCCATGTCGACGAAGTTCCCGTTCACCGGTTTCCGGGCGACGCTGCACCCGGAGATCCGCGACGCGCTACAGGGCATCGCCGATCAACTCGGGCACCTGGGTCACACCGTGGTGGAGAAAGACCCCAACTACAGCCTGCGGATGTCCTGGGACTTCCTGGCCCGCTCCACCTCCGGCCTGCTCGACTGGACCGACCGCCTCGGCGATGTGCCCTACGACGAGCGCACGGTGGCCAACATGAGGATCGGCCGGTTGTTGTCACAGGACGTGCTCCGCAAAGCCCGGGCACACGAGGCCGCCGCACAGCGCCGCATCTCCTGGATCTTCAATCTCGTCGACGTCATCATCGCGCCGACCACCGCCCAACCACCGCCGCTCACACACGAATTCGACCGCCGCGGGTGGTCCGCCACCGAACGCGCCTCGATCGCCGCCTGCCCGGTGACCTGGCCCTGGAACCTACTGGGCTGGCCGTCGATCAACGTACCCGCCGGCTTTACCTCCGACGGACTGCCGATCGGCATCCAACTGATGGGGCCCGCTGACAGTGAGCCGCTGCTGATCTCGCTGGCCGCCGAGTTGGAGGCGATCACCGGCTGGGCCGCCAAGCAACCCGAGGTCTGGTGGACGGCCCCGTCCCAGACCGACGCGTCACAAGCCGCCGCCGCGATCAACGCGCTTGACGGGTAG
- a CDS encoding NUDIX domain-containing protein: protein MTVIRIVAAVVVGEDNRLLVVRKRGTTAFMQPGGKIEPGEQPIEALAREVREELGAGFDVSAAEELGHFTAPAANEPGHTVDAWLYLISLDSEPRPQAEIAEMAWIDLHEPGDVRLAPLTEHTVLTLVRDRA from the coding sequence GTGACGGTCATTCGCATCGTCGCGGCAGTGGTGGTCGGTGAGGACAACCGGTTACTCGTGGTCCGCAAGCGCGGTACGACGGCGTTCATGCAGCCGGGCGGCAAGATCGAGCCGGGTGAGCAGCCGATCGAGGCACTGGCGCGGGAGGTCCGCGAGGAGCTCGGGGCCGGTTTTGACGTTTCGGCGGCCGAAGAACTCGGCCACTTCACCGCGCCCGCCGCCAATGAACCCGGCCACACCGTCGATGCGTGGCTCTACCTGATCAGCCTCGACAGTGAGCCGCGGCCGCAGGCCGAGATCGCCGAGATGGCGTGGATCGATCTGCACGAGCCGGGCGACGTTCGGCTCGCGCCGCTCACCGAGCACACCGTGCTCACGCTGGTACGCGATCGGGCCTAG
- a CDS encoding decaprenyl diphosphate synthase, giving the protein MALKRDKRGKSTYPQLPPAPEDYPVFPDTSTWPVVFPEIPAGTNGRFARPPQHTSKAVAPRIPADQVPNHVAVVMDGNGRWATQRGLGRTEGHKMGEAVLIDITCGAIELGIKHLSVYAFSTENWKRSTEEVRFLMGFNREVVRRRRENLNAMGVNMRWVGSRPKMWRSVIKEFDIAEQMTVGNDVITVNYCVNYGGRTELVEAAQALAAEAVEGKLNPSRISEASFAKHLHRPDIPDVDLFIRTSGEQRASNFLLWQSAYAEFVFQDKLWPDYDRRDLWAACEEYVNRNRRFGRAE; this is encoded by the coding sequence ATGGCTTTGAAGCGGGACAAGCGGGGCAAATCAACCTACCCACAGCTGCCCCCGGCGCCTGAGGACTATCCGGTCTTCCCGGATACTTCGACCTGGCCCGTCGTCTTCCCCGAGATCCCGGCCGGCACCAATGGCCGCTTCGCTCGCCCGCCCCAACACACATCCAAGGCAGTCGCGCCCCGGATCCCTGCCGATCAGGTGCCCAATCACGTCGCCGTGGTAATGGACGGCAACGGTCGGTGGGCCACCCAGCGCGGCCTGGGCCGCACCGAAGGCCACAAGATGGGCGAGGCGGTGCTGATCGACATCACCTGCGGTGCCATCGAATTGGGTATCAAACACTTGAGCGTCTACGCGTTCTCCACCGAGAACTGGAAGCGCAGCACCGAGGAGGTCCGGTTCCTGATGGGCTTCAACCGGGAGGTGGTGCGTCGCCGCCGAGAGAACCTGAACGCCATGGGTGTGAACATGCGCTGGGTCGGATCGCGGCCCAAGATGTGGCGCAGTGTCATCAAGGAGTTCGACATCGCCGAGCAGATGACAGTCGGCAACGACGTCATCACGGTCAACTACTGCGTGAACTACGGTGGGCGCACCGAACTCGTCGAGGCTGCGCAGGCACTGGCCGCCGAGGCCGTCGAGGGCAAGCTCAACCCGAGCCGGATCAGTGAGGCATCTTTTGCCAAGCATCTGCACCGCCCCGACATCCCCGATGTGGACCTGTTCATCCGGACGTCGGGGGAGCAGCGGGCCAGCAACTTCCTGCTGTGGCAGTCGGCCTATGCGGAGTTCGTGTTCCAGGACAAGCTGTGGCCCGATTACGACCGGCGCGACCTGTGGGCGGCGTGCGAGGAGTATGTGAACCGCAACCGTCGCTTCGGCAGAGCCGAATGA
- a CDS encoding PhoH family protein: MTPRDTTADSSATASEPVRSSITVPPDIIVGLLGSADENLRALERLLTADIHARGNEITFTGEPADVALAERVVAELIAVASSGQVVSPEAVRHSVAILTGTEDESPAEVLTLDILSRRGKTIRPKTLNQKRYVDAIDAHTIVFGIGPAGTGKTYLAMAKAVSALQTKQVNRIILTRPAVEAGERLGFLPGTLSEKIDPYLRPLYDALHDMMDPELIPKLMSAGVIEVAPLAYMRGRTLNDAFIILDEAQNTTAEQMKMFLTRLGFGSKVVVTGDITQVDLHGGATSGLRAAMNILDGIDDIHFAELTSADVVRHRLVSEIVDAYARHEEPTLLNRSHRRSPNGRPRR, translated from the coding sequence GTGACGCCCCGCGACACGACCGCTGACTCGTCGGCCACCGCATCCGAACCGGTCCGCAGCAGCATCACTGTTCCGCCCGACATCATCGTGGGCCTGCTTGGCTCCGCCGACGAGAATCTACGGGCACTCGAAAGACTCCTGACCGCCGACATCCACGCCCGCGGCAACGAGATCACCTTCACCGGCGAACCCGCCGACGTCGCACTGGCCGAACGTGTCGTCGCCGAGCTGATCGCCGTCGCCTCCAGTGGGCAGGTGGTCAGCCCCGAGGCGGTGCGCCACAGCGTCGCCATCCTCACCGGAACCGAGGACGAGTCCCCGGCCGAGGTACTCACGCTCGACATCCTGAGCCGCCGCGGCAAGACCATCCGGCCCAAGACGCTCAACCAGAAGCGCTACGTCGACGCCATCGATGCGCACACCATCGTGTTCGGCATCGGCCCGGCCGGTACCGGCAAGACCTATCTGGCGATGGCCAAGGCAGTCAGCGCGCTGCAGACCAAGCAGGTCAACCGGATCATCCTGACCCGCCCCGCGGTAGAAGCCGGTGAGCGCCTTGGTTTCCTGCCCGGCACGTTGAGCGAGAAGATCGACCCGTACCTGCGGCCGCTGTATGACGCGCTGCACGACATGATGGACCCCGAGCTCATTCCAAAGCTGATGAGTGCCGGGGTAATTGAGGTCGCGCCGTTGGCATACATGCGGGGCAGGACCCTCAATGATGCGTTCATCATCCTCGACGAGGCGCAGAACACCACTGCCGAGCAGATGAAGATGTTCCTGACCCGGCTCGGATTCGGCTCGAAAGTCGTTGTCACCGGCGATATTACGCAGGTGGACCTGCATGGTGGCGCTACTTCCGGGCTGCGGGCGGCGATGAACATCCTCGACGGTATCGACGACATCCACTTCGCCGAGCTCACCAGCGCCGACGTGGTCCGCCACCGCTTGGTGTCCGAGATCGTCGACGCCTACGCCCGACACGAGGAGCCAACATTGCTCAACCGGTCTCATCGCCGTTCACCGAACGGGCGACCTCGCCGATGA
- the recO gene encoding DNA repair protein RecO, whose protein sequence is MRLYRDRAVVLRQHKLGEADRIVTLLTRDHGLVRAVAKGVRRTRSKFGARLEPFAHIDVQLHPGRNLDIVTQVQAIDAFAADIVSDYGRYTSACAMLETAERLAGEERAPMPDLHRLTVAALRAVADGRRARELVLDSYLLRAMTVAGWAPALTECARCAAPGPHRAFHVAAGGSVCVHCRPSGSSTPPQPVLELMSALHEGDWEYAEASSSGHRSQASGLIAAHLQWHLERQLRTLPLVERVYRIDRTVAEQRATLVRQDMPHGFEAGQAGQINLPTAAPGA, encoded by the coding sequence ATGCGGCTGTACCGGGACCGGGCGGTGGTGCTGCGCCAGCACAAGCTCGGCGAAGCCGACCGGATTGTCACCCTGCTCACCCGCGACCATGGTTTGGTACGCGCGGTGGCCAAGGGAGTCCGGCGTACCCGCAGCAAGTTCGGTGCGCGGCTGGAGCCGTTTGCCCATATCGATGTGCAGCTGCATCCGGGGCGCAACCTCGACATCGTCACCCAGGTGCAGGCCATCGACGCGTTCGCCGCCGACATCGTCAGTGACTACGGCCGCTACACGAGTGCGTGCGCGATGTTGGAGACCGCCGAGCGGCTGGCCGGCGAGGAGCGGGCACCGATGCCCGACCTGCACCGGCTCACGGTGGCCGCCCTGCGTGCGGTGGCCGACGGCCGCCGGGCCCGCGAGTTGGTGCTGGATTCCTACCTGCTGCGGGCGATGACGGTCGCCGGGTGGGCGCCGGCGCTGACTGAGTGTGCTCGCTGCGCCGCGCCGGGTCCGCACCGGGCATTTCACGTCGCCGCCGGCGGCAGTGTGTGCGTGCACTGTCGGCCCAGCGGATCCAGCACTCCGCCCCAGCCCGTGCTGGAACTGATGTCGGCGCTGCACGAGGGTGACTGGGAGTACGCCGAGGCATCCTCATCGGGGCATCGCAGCCAGGCCAGCGGGCTGATCGCGGCGCATCTGCAGTGGCACCTGGAGCGTCAGCTGCGGACATTGCCTCTGGTCGAGCGGGTGTACCGGATCGATCGGACAGTCGCCGAACAGCGCGCGACGCTGGTCAGGCAGGATATGCCCCATGGCTTTGAAGCGGGACAAGCGGGGCAAATCAACCTACCCACAGCTGCCCCCGGCGCCTGA
- a CDS encoding EspA/EspE family type VII secretion system effector: MTGSEDDGGAKGPKGPSKFGIATTAFSTYSDLKKLMEGDPMGAVGLIGDAGKWAQLLIPTATATPVIAAGLKLLMLTSVTMGEGSPDGGGAFSDGAKQFQTNGKSLEGAYPTETWSGSASDAYTAQNSHQIQRATTMLQADNDIVRILSTQAGQVNHARTEVDWSSKGLAAMIPVAMALEATVLGAPESIALQMAAVATALAVAGAAAANLVNYSQDNAAQIREATEKYRQAGAVVPSGSGSPAAPSGSGDQSGSNNPGNPSGQDTPGTQSGPTSTPSSRNQSGGGGSGAGGGSGSGAGGGSGTGTGSGGSGSGRGMGGMPSLPQMGGGSGGGGTEALGSLTSAAGQIVETVTQAVEQVDQQDPNTQNDGRPGAAGGGESQAGRAPINASSGAGTANHAAPQRLTTDV, from the coding sequence GTGACCGGTTCAGAAGACGACGGAGGCGCCAAAGGGCCCAAAGGCCCCAGCAAGTTCGGCATAGCGACAACCGCGTTTAGCACCTACAGCGATCTGAAGAAGCTCATGGAGGGCGATCCCATGGGCGCGGTTGGCCTGATCGGCGACGCCGGCAAATGGGCCCAGTTGCTCATTCCCACGGCCACCGCCACACCAGTAATCGCCGCTGGGTTGAAGCTCTTGATGTTGACCAGCGTCACCATGGGCGAGGGAAGCCCCGACGGTGGTGGCGCCTTCAGCGACGGCGCGAAACAGTTCCAAACCAACGGGAAAAGCCTCGAAGGCGCCTACCCCACCGAAACGTGGTCCGGCTCTGCCTCCGACGCCTACACGGCGCAAAACTCGCACCAGATCCAGCGTGCGACAACCATGTTGCAAGCCGACAACGACATCGTTCGAATTCTGTCCACACAGGCGGGACAGGTCAACCATGCCCGGACTGAAGTCGACTGGTCGTCAAAAGGTTTGGCCGCAATGATTCCGGTGGCAATGGCGCTGGAGGCTACGGTACTGGGAGCTCCGGAGTCGATTGCGCTCCAGATGGCTGCGGTGGCTACGGCGCTCGCCGTCGCGGGGGCGGCGGCAGCCAATCTGGTGAACTATTCGCAAGACAATGCCGCGCAGATTCGAGAAGCCACAGAAAAGTACCGTCAAGCGGGCGCGGTGGTCCCGTCAGGCTCAGGTTCGCCTGCCGCACCGTCCGGTTCGGGCGACCAGAGCGGGTCCAACAATCCGGGCAATCCGTCTGGGCAGGACACCCCGGGCACCCAGAGCGGGCCCACGAGCACCCCGAGCTCGCGCAATCAGTCCGGCGGTGGCGGCTCGGGTGCCGGCGGCGGCTCGGGTTCGGGCGCCGGGGGCGGATCTGGCACCGGCACCGGCAGCGGCGGATCGGGCTCCGGTCGCGGGATGGGTGGCATGCCGTCGCTTCCTCAAATGGGCGGCGGTTCGGGTGGCGGCGGCACCGAAGCGCTCGGCAGTCTCACGAGCGCCGCCGGTCAAATCGTCGAGACCGTGACGCAGGCAGTGGAGCAGGTCGATCAGCAAGACCCGAACACGCAGAATGACGGCAGGCCCGGTGCGGCGGGGGGTGGCGAATCGCAGGCCGGTCGCGCGCCGATCAATGCCTCGTCCGGCGCCGGCACCGCGAACCATGCTGCGCCGCAACGCCTCACCACCGACGTGTAA
- a CDS encoding Fur family transcriptional regulator produces the protein MTGAVRSTRQRAAIADLLNETDGFRSAQELHDELRRRGQGIGLTTVYRTLQTMATTGNVDTLRTDTGESVYRRCSEDHHHHLVCRACGATVEISGGHVEAWAADVAREHGFSDVSHTIEIFGTCGECGGAAG, from the coding sequence GTGACGGGCGCGGTCCGGTCCACCCGGCAGCGCGCGGCGATCGCCGACCTGCTCAACGAGACCGACGGATTCCGCTCAGCGCAGGAACTACACGACGAGCTGCGCCGCCGCGGCCAGGGCATCGGCCTGACCACTGTGTACCGCACCCTGCAGACCATGGCCACCACCGGCAACGTCGACACATTGCGCACCGACACCGGTGAATCGGTCTACCGGCGTTGCTCCGAGGACCATCACCACCATCTGGTGTGCCGGGCCTGTGGCGCGACCGTCGAGATCTCGGGCGGCCACGTCGAGGCCTGGGCCGCCGATGTGGCCCGCGAGCACGGTTTCTCCGACGTCAGCCACACGATCGAGATCTTCGGGACCTGCGGCGAGTGCGGCGGCGCCGCGGGTTGA
- a CDS encoding hemolysin family protein translates to MTGLLPLLGAVVLVGFGGLFAAIDAALSTVSIARIEELVREERPGAARLSRVVAERPRYINLVVLLRITCEITATVLLASFLDGHLGVGWGLVASAAIMVVTSFVAIGVGPRTVGRQNAYSIALVSALPLQAISVLLTPISRLLVLIGNALTPGRGFRNGPFASEIELREVVDLAQQRGVVADEERRMIQSVFELGDTPAREVMVPRTEMVWIESDKSAGQATSLAVRSGHSRIPVIGENVDDIVGVVYLKDLVQQTYYSTNGGRDTNVAQVMRPAVFVPDSKPLDELLKEMQLDRNHMALLVDEYGAIAGLVTIEDVLEEIVGEIVDEYDAGEVVPVEDLGERQFRVSTRLPIEDLCELYELEPDEDLEPDTVGGLVAFELGRVPLPGAEVIWEGLRLRAEGGSDHRGRVRIGTVLVGPVEPEEDK, encoded by the coding sequence GTGACCGGCCTACTTCCGCTGCTCGGCGCCGTGGTGCTGGTCGGGTTCGGTGGCCTGTTCGCTGCCATTGACGCCGCCCTGTCCACCGTCTCGATCGCGCGGATCGAGGAACTGGTCCGCGAGGAACGCCCGGGTGCCGCCCGGCTCAGCCGGGTAGTCGCCGAACGGCCCCGCTATATCAATCTTGTTGTGCTCCTCCGGATTACCTGCGAGATCACCGCCACCGTGCTACTGGCGTCCTTCCTCGACGGGCACCTCGGCGTCGGGTGGGGCCTGGTGGCTTCCGCCGCGATCATGGTGGTGACGAGCTTCGTGGCCATCGGCGTCGGTCCGCGCACGGTCGGTAGGCAGAACGCCTACTCCATCGCGCTGGTCTCGGCCTTGCCGCTGCAGGCGATCTCGGTGCTGCTCACTCCGATCAGCCGCCTGCTGGTGCTGATCGGTAACGCGTTGACTCCTGGCCGCGGTTTCCGCAACGGTCCGTTCGCATCCGAGATCGAATTGCGTGAGGTCGTCGACCTGGCCCAGCAGCGCGGCGTGGTGGCCGACGAGGAACGCCGGATGATTCAGTCGGTGTTCGAACTCGGCGACACCCCGGCCCGTGAGGTCATGGTGCCGCGCACCGAGATGGTGTGGATCGAATCGGACAAGTCGGCCGGTCAGGCCACCTCGCTGGCGGTGCGCAGTGGGCACTCCCGCATCCCGGTGATCGGCGAGAACGTCGACGACATCGTCGGCGTGGTCTATCTGAAAGACCTTGTCCAGCAGACCTATTACTCGACCAACGGCGGCCGTGACACCAACGTGGCGCAGGTGATGCGTCCAGCGGTGTTCGTCCCGGACTCCAAGCCACTCGACGAGCTTCTCAAAGAGATGCAGCTCGACCGCAACCACATGGCGCTGCTCGTCGATGAATACGGCGCTATCGCCGGTCTGGTCACCATCGAGGACGTGCTTGAGGAGATCGTGGGCGAGATCGTCGACGAGTATGACGCCGGCGAGGTCGTTCCGGTGGAAGATCTGGGCGAGCGGCAGTTTCGGGTCTCTACCCGGCTGCCGATCGAGGATCTCTGCGAACTTTACGAACTGGAGCCCGACGAGGATCTGGAACCGGACACCGTCGGTGGCCTGGTCGCATTCGAACTGGGACGGGTACCGCTTCCCGGCGCCGAAGTGATCTGGGAGGGCCTGCGGCTGCGCGCTGAAGGCGGTTCGGACCACCGTGGTCGGGTGCGGATCGGCACGGTGCTGGTCGGCCCGGTAGAGCCTGAGGAGGACAAGTAA
- the era gene encoding GTPase Era yields the protein MSEFRSGFACFVGRPNTGKSTLTNALVGQKVAITSNRPQTTRHTIRGIVHREDFQIILVDTPGLHRPRTLLGQRLNDLVKDTYSEVDVIGLCIPADERIGPGDRWILQQIRAVAPKTTLIAVVTKIDKVPKDRVAEQLMAVSELLGPDADIVPVSATAGEQLDVLTDVLVSKLPPGPAYYPDGELTDEPEEVLMAELIREAALEGVRDELPHSLAVVIEEVEEREGRDDLIDVHAILYVERDSQKGIVIGKGGARLREVGTAARTQIEKLLGTKVYLDLRVKIAKNWQRDPKQLGRLGF from the coding sequence ATGAGTGAATTCCGTTCCGGCTTCGCCTGTTTCGTCGGCAGGCCCAACACCGGCAAATCGACGCTCACCAACGCCCTGGTGGGCCAGAAGGTCGCGATCACCTCGAACCGCCCGCAGACCACCCGGCATACGATCCGCGGCATCGTGCACCGCGAGGACTTCCAGATCATCCTGGTCGACACCCCTGGGCTGCATCGCCCACGCACCCTGCTCGGACAGCGGCTCAACGACCTGGTCAAGGACACCTACTCCGAGGTGGACGTGATCGGTCTGTGCATCCCCGCCGATGAGCGCATCGGCCCCGGCGACCGCTGGATCCTTCAACAGATCCGCGCGGTGGCGCCGAAGACCACCCTGATTGCCGTGGTCACCAAGATCGACAAGGTGCCCAAGGATCGCGTCGCCGAACAACTGATGGCCGTCAGCGAACTCCTGGGGCCGGATGCCGACATCGTGCCGGTCTCGGCCACCGCGGGTGAACAACTCGATGTGCTCACCGATGTCCTCGTCTCGAAACTGCCGCCGGGGCCTGCCTATTACCCCGACGGCGAGCTCACCGATGAGCCCGAGGAAGTACTGATGGCCGAGCTCATTCGTGAGGCAGCGCTGGAAGGTGTGCGTGACGAATTGCCGCATTCCCTGGCCGTGGTGATCGAAGAGGTTGAAGAGCGTGAAGGCCGCGATGATCTGATCGACGTACACGCGATCCTCTACGTCGAGCGCGACAGCCAGAAGGGCATCGTGATCGGCAAGGGTGGCGCCCGCCTCCGTGAGGTCGGTACTGCCGCCCGCACCCAGATCGAAAAGCTGCTCGGTACAAAGGTTTATCTCGACCTGCGGGTCAAGATCGCCAAGAACTGGCAGCGTGATCCGAAGCAGCTGGGTCGGCTCGGGTTCTAA